TTGGAATGTGGCCTGAAAACTGGTTCTGTGATAGGTCCAATTTGGTTATGGTTTTCATGCTTCCGACTTCCACTGGCAGATCACCCGTCAAGAAATTTGAAGACAAGTTAACAACCAAAAGACGATTCAGGCTCCACAGTGATGAAGGTACTAATCCAGAGAGTTGATTTGAACTCAAAAATAAGTAAACCAAGTTTGCCAAGTGGCCTATACCATTAGGAACTGACCCATGTATTCTATTTCCTGCAATGTACAGCCGCTGAAGCTTCTTTAGTTGTCCCAGTGTCGTAGGAATCATTCCTGTCAGGTCATTATCTCCGAGGCCCAATTCTATCAAGTTGGTCAAATTACCAATTCCTGCTGGAATCACACCTTTGAATTGGCAAGCTGATGCATTGATACTTTGAAGAGACAAAGAGAGATTCCCTAATGAATTTGGAAGAGTACCTTTTAGAGGGTTATCTTGTATCcacaaatttctcaaaaatttgCAATTTGACAAAGAAGTTAGAAAGCCAAGCTCGGAGGTTGAGTATTCACCAGATAACTGATTATTTCCAAATCCTAGGTGTTGGAGTGATCTCAAGTTCCCTAGATCTTTTGGCACAAAACCAGTTAGGAGGTTGTAGGATAGATCCAGGCGGGTGAGTTTGGTAATATTGGAAATAGATGCTGGAATTATTCCACTTAAATAGTTGCCTCCAATCAGAAGTTCTTCAAGTTGAGGGAGGGAAGTGCCAATGCTTGATGGAAGATTGCCTGAAAGGTGATTATCTGCTAGCACGATGAACTGCAGGTTTGAGATGTTAAAGATTGCTTCTGGTACAGACCCTGTTAAAATATTGGAGGCAAGACTCAAGTACTGCAATTCTGAAAGATGACCCAACTCTTTGGGGATGTTACCTTGGATCTTGTTTTTTGCCAGATACAACGTCTTCAGTGCGGATAAATTACCAAATGAAGATGGGATTGTTCCCATCAAGTTGTTACCTCCGAGATATATCTTCTCTATCCCAGATAAGTTGCCAATGCCGCTGGGTATTCTTCCAATGAACTCATTGATTGATAATCCTAGCACTTGAAGCTCTCCACAATTTGACAAACTAGGCGGTATTTCTCCTTTAAGCTGATTCTGTGAAAGATTAATGACTTGGAGTCTAGGAAGACAATAACACATATCCGCTGGCAGAATACCTCCGAGGTTATTGCTTCCAAGTTCAAAATTCCTCAGCGAAGATAGGTTGAAGAGTGTTTGAGGTATTTCTCCTGCCGGAAAACTAGTCACTTAGTATAAGAGCAATACTTAGAAACTTTGACAAAAAGTGAGGAAATTAATTATAGCATTAAAATGTGGAGAAGTACCTTCCAAGTTATTACTACCAAGATATAAAACCTCAAGCACTGACAAGCTGCCAATTCCTCTTGGTATGCTTCCCATGAATTCATTGAATGATAGGGAAATTTCTTCAAGTCTTCCACATTTACCTAAGCTGGTGGGGATTTTTCCACTCAGCTGATTGCCAGAAAGATAAAGCCCCCTAAGCTTTGGAAGACTGTAGCACATATCCATAGGAAGAGTCCCGGAGAGACTATTGTATGTAAGACCAATATACTGCAGAGAAGATATGTTGAAAATGGCAGATGGTATTGAGGCGGTGAGGTTGTTACTTCGAAATGATAATATCTTGAGACTAAGAAGATGACTTATCTCCCTTGGAATTTCACCTGTTAACTGGTTTCCTCCAAGATACAGTTGTTCAAGTTTGGATAAGTTACCAATGGCTTGTGGAATGCTTCCAGTGAGTCTGTTGTTGAATAGATACAACTGCCGTAGTTCTCTGCACTTAGCTAAAACAGAAAAATGGATTTGACATGTTTTAGTCTTAAACATATAAGTTTTACAAGAATTGCACTATTCTTCAAGAAAAAATCTCTACAATTCAACAGGGAATCCACTATAGATAGTTTAAAATCTATCACACATTCACTTTGTCATTGGGATTATCAATTACACCCCATATTTGGTATATGGGAACCAAGAACGAGAATTgattattcattcattttcttacaCATTCCAACTTCTCATTTCCTGTTTCCATGTACTAATCATGGTCTCATGGTGTACTTGGTAATGCAAAAAGGGAGATGATAAATCTATCCGGACTCATGAAACAAGAGATTAATCTACAATAAAAGAATATCTAAAATGACTGTAATGGTTTCACATAACAACTTTTGGTTGTTGTGGCTTTTTCCTGATTATGTTTGCAACTTCCTTGATTGCCTCTAAAATATATGGTACATTTTTGGCATTCATCTAATTAACTAGATCATATAAACATGGTATCATCACATAGCAGTGTTTTTCAATAAAGTATTTTTCCCATCCAGAAACTTACCTATCTCATTGGGAATAGAGGCATGAAAGCTGTTATTGCTAAGATCAAGGGTAACAAGGAAGGAGAGGTTGCCAACTTGGGGTGCAATGGTTCCTTCAAGATCCATGTTAGAAAGATCCAAGGCTATCACTCTTTGGCGAGCAGCATCGCAAGAGACACCGAAC
The window above is part of the Vitis riparia cultivar Riparia Gloire de Montpellier isolate 1030 chromosome 12, EGFV_Vit.rip_1.0, whole genome shotgun sequence genome. Proteins encoded here:
- the LOC117926290 gene encoding probable LRR receptor-like serine/threonine-protein kinase At3g47570 gives rise to the protein MGKNSGLFPHTSVFLMHCWVAFLSPTASLANLADELSLLAMKAHITSDSKDVLATNWSTTTSYCNWFGVSCDAARQRVIALDLSNMDLEGTIAPQVGNLSFLVTLDLSNNSFHASIPNEIAKCRELRQLYLFNNRLTGSIPQAIGNLSKLEQLYLGGNQLTGEIPREISHLLSLKILSFRSNNLTASIPSAIFNISSLQYIGLTYNSLSGTLPMDMCYSLPKLRGLYLSGNQLSGKIPTSLGKCGRLEEISLSFNEFMGSIPRGIGSLSVLEVLYLGSNNLEGEIPQTLFNLSSLRNFELGSNNLGGILPADMCYCLPRLQVINLSQNQLKGEIPPSLSNCGELQVLGLSINEFIGRIPSGIGNLSGIEKIYLGGNNLMGTIPSSFGNLSALKTLYLAKNKIQGNIPKELGHLSELQYLSLASNILTGSVPEAIFNISNLQFIVLADNHLSGNLPSSIGTSLPQLEELLIGGNYLSGIIPASISNITKLTRLDLSYNLLTGFVPKDLGNLRSLQHLGFGNNQLSGEYSTSELGFLTSLSNCKFLRNLWIQDNPLKGTLPNSLGNLSLSLQSINASACQFKGVIPAGIGNLTNLIELGLGDNDLTGMIPTTLGQLKKLQRLYIAGNRIHGSVPNGIGHLANLVYLFLSSNQLSGLVPSSLWSLNRLLVVNLSSNFLTGDLPVEVGSMKTITKLDLSQNQFSGHIPSTMGQLGGLVELSLSKNRLQGPIPREFGNLLSLESLDLSWNNLSGAIPRSLEALVSLKYLNVSFNKLEGEIPDKGPFANFTTESFISNAGLCGAPRFQIIECEKDASGQSRNATSFLLKCILIPVVAAMVFVAFVVLIRRRRSKSKAPAQVNSFHLGKLRRISHQELIYATNYFGEDNMIGTGSLGMVHRGVLSDGSIVAVKVFNLEFQGAFKSFDAECEIMRNIRHRNLVKIISSCSILNFKALVLEYMPNGSLEKWLYSHNYCLNLVQRLNIMIDVASALEYLHYDFSVNPVVHCDLKPNNVLLDEEMVARLGDFGISKLLTETESMEQTRTLGTIGYMAPEYGSEGIVSTRGDVYSYGIMMMETFARKKPTDEMFGGEVTLRSWVESLAGRVMEVVDGNLVRREDQHFGIKESCLRSIMALALECTTESPRDRIDMKEVVVRLKKIRIKLLVI